A single window of Trachemys scripta elegans isolate TJP31775 chromosome 18, CAS_Tse_1.0, whole genome shotgun sequence DNA harbors:
- the LOC117867677 gene encoding maestro heat-like repeat-containing protein family member 2A, translating to MLSPASKVKQPLSCEKNQELMEQCLDSVFSLPPQEFTEDVGPSQTLYASTMATLEGLMQILLEEEETPERLQRTFRLLQRWLVSEQVWERARAMRVSTHLLKAYLQTVTITTQIPPGQFSTLAGTLGPYTCDSLGSIRQGAGDAIGCLLDIQVAKQPGTLRGRDKAWALRRVCQELQSADPEEVWDASIKLAKRVSRALPKAEILPFTQTLLESLGAVSQACDQASVLWFHTLLTDRASDLTDTVQAILSITSTYLRCLEDPEPRGLLAQAVSLLAQHHQEAVVTHLLQRPLPLDKDSKELWAALAAKDFFQDILKDLLDRIPSGPAAEQGAETQEVAVANPLSVVCAIGEVVMGTAVGDALGSLLPELCYALLYQLSCTPDSDTPLPSRAGRPLVSPKGAALPPSTPRSLTVAALRAVLAKGLQDVARTLDKERGWHLLEDPRSFPEGVSLLARALGQVGDAPLDRILQLLSPSLSSPCEDWRVTGTAFYAELLGHPGLQQRKLLRPVLEHLVAGASDESDSIRRLAARGLGNMAQGLPHKVKTHRQLLLDTLRRPLAEPSSPQVVGESMRALTKTLGQLSESDVGRLSQPLAAQARAHFPHEDSAVRAAAFGLFGALAGSAQQKHRQLFAGEVRSSWAALMLHQRDPSPEAATACYTAFQACAPFLGLTGLEGAFDSGLLTGASGERHRHLMGHVCKQLAQKDPALLESLVTETSLHLHSRWEGIRLAAAKLAGILAENMEAQHVQQLDLGTLLCSLRALHGDPSTAVEIAAAEAVSTISQKQRVALQEPGPSHTAPRGQGRLLFVGKLFRRKGKRRPLAGPLDTAESESVSSS from the exons cTCCTGCAGAGATGGCTGGTGTCAGAGCAGGTGTGGGAGCGTGCCCGCGCCATGCGGGTCAGCACCCACCTGCTGAAGGCATATCTCCAGACGGTCACCATCACC ACACAGATCCCTCCTGGCCAGTTCAGCACTCTGGCTGGGACGCTGGGCCCCTACACCTGTGACTCACTGGGCAGCATCCGCCAGGGCGCAGGGGACGCCATTGGGTGCCTGCTAGACATACAAG TTGCCAAGCAGCCCGGGACCCTGAGGGGCCGAGACAAGGCGTGGGCACTGAGGCGCGTGTGTCAGGAGCTGCAGAGTGCAGATCCCGAGGAGGTGTGGGACGCGTCTATCAAACTGGCCAAA CGTGTCAGCAGGGCCCTGCCCAAGGCGGAGATCCTGCCCTTCACCCAGACCCTGCTGGAGAGCCTGGGGGCCGTGAGCCAGGCCTGCGACCAGGCCAGTGTCCTGTGGTTTCACACGCTCCTGACAGACCGCGCCAGTGACCTGACGGACACA GTCCAGGCCATCCTGAGCATCACCAGCACCTACCTGCGCTGCCTGGAGGACCCTGAGCCGAGAGGGCTCCTGGCCCAGGCAGTCTCCCTGCTGGCTCAGCACCACCAGGAGGCTGTGGTCACCCACCTCCTCCAGCGCCCCTTGCCGTTGGATAA GGACAGcaaggagctctgggcagctctggctGCCAAGGATTTCTTCCAGGACATCCTAAAGGATTTGCTAGACCGGATCCCCAGCgggccagcagcagagcaaggGGCTGAGACCCAGGAGGTAGCAGTTGCCAATCCCCTCTCG GTGGTCTGTGCCATCGGTGAGGTGGTGATGGGGACAGCGGTCGGGGATGCGCTGGGCTCGCTGCTCCCTGAGCTCTGTTATGCCCTCCTGTACCAGCTCAGCTGCACCCCGGACAGCGACACGCCATTGCCCTCCAGGGCTGGGAGACCCCTGGTCAGCCCAAAGGGAGCTGCactgccaccctccaccccccgcag CCTGACAGTGGCGGCACTCAGAGCAGTGCTCGCCAAGGGCCTGCAGGACGTGGCCAGGACCCTGGACAAGGAGCGAGGCTGGCACCTCCTGGAGGATCCCCGCAGCTTCCCCGAGGGTGTCTCCCTGCTGGCGAG ggctctggggcaggTGGGCGACGCACCGCTGGATAGGatcctgcagctcctgtccccATCCCTGAGCTCCCCATGTGAGGACTGGAGAGTCACCGGCACGGCCTTCTACGCCGAG CTCCTGGGTCACCCCGGGCTGCAGCAGAGGAAGCTGCTGAGACCCGTCCTGGAGCACCTGGTGGCAGGGGCCAGCGATGAGAGCGACAGCATCCGCCGGCTGGCGGCGCGCGGGCTGGGGAAcatggcccaggggctgccacACAAG GTGAAGACGCACAGGCAGCTCCTGCTGGACACCCTGCGCCGCCCCCTTGCTGAGCCCAGCAGCCCCCAGGTCGTGGGCGAGAGCATGCGGGCCCTGACCAAGACGCTGGGGCAGTTGAGCGAGAGCGACGTGGGCCGcctctcccagcccctggccGCGCAGGCCCGGGCTCACTTCCCACAC GAGGACAGCGCCGTGCGCGCGGCAGCATTTGGCCTGTTCGGGGCCCTGGCCGGCTCGGCCCAGCAGAAGCACCGGCAGCTCTTCGCAGGGGAAGTGAGGAGCAGCTGGGCCGCTCTGATGCTCCATCAGCGGGACCCGAGCCCCGAGGCAGCCACG GCCTGCTACACTGCCTTCCAGGCGTGCGCCCCGTTCCTAGGCCTCACGGGGCTCGAGGGAGCCTTTGACAGCGGGCTCCTGACAGGCGCCTCCGGGGAGAGGCACAGACACTTGATGGGACACGTCTGCAAACAGCTG GCCCAGAAGGACCCTGCGCTGCTGGAGAGTCTCGTCACTGAGACCAGCCTGCACCTCCACAGCCGCTGGGAGGGGATCAGACTGGCAGCAGCCAAGCTGGCAG GGATCCTTGCAGAGAACATGGAGGCCCAGCATGTCCAGCAGCTGGATCTGGGAACGCTTCTGTGCT cTCTCCGAGCGCTGCATGGTGACCCCAGCACTGCTGTCGAGATTGCTGCGGCAGAAGCCGTCAGCACCATCAGCCAGAAGCAGCGGGTCGCCCTGCAGGAGCCAGGTCCCAGCCACACGGCCCCCAGAGGCCAAGGGAGGCTGCTCTTTGTGGGGAAGCTCttcaggaggaaggggaagcgGAGACCCCTGGCAGGGCCCCTCGACACTGCAGAGTCAGAGAGCGTCTCCAGCAGCTGA